Proteins found in one Hevea brasiliensis isolate MT/VB/25A 57/8 chromosome 18, ASM3005281v1, whole genome shotgun sequence genomic segment:
- the LOC110636068 gene encoding probable ascorbate-specific transmembrane electron transporter 1: MPPKSRSYQVSATPVTMLAHLIVVAVATLVLVWLLHFEEGFAFKSLNKIKILNVHTFLMIVGFILVAGEAIMAYKTIPAKRKVQKAVHLTLHLIALVAGVVGVYAAFKFKHEIEDKDMVTLHSWLGMITICLFGLQWVLGFFSFVFPRAEMSARTSYMPWHVFGGTFIFFLAICTAQTGLIQRFYSLNQEGLIMNFTGLLLVLFAVGVGLSSVLPRGY, from the exons ATGCCACCAAAAAGTCGCAGTTACCAAGTCTCTGCTACCCCAGTAACCATGCTTGCACATTTGATAGTTGTAGCTGTGGCAACCCTTGTGCTTGTTTGGCTCCTACACTTTGAGGAAGGCTTTGCTTTCAAATCACTTaacaaaatcaagattttgaat GTGCACACGTTTCTAATGATAGTTGGATTCATACTTGTAGCAGGAGAAG CTATTATGGCATACAAGACAATTCCAGCAAAAAGGAAGGTGCAAAAGGCAGTTCACTTAACATTGCATCTGATAGCACTCGTGGCTGGAGTTGTAGGGGTCTATGCAGCTTTTAAGTTTAAGCATGAGATTGAAGATAAAGATATGGTTACCTTACATTCCTGGCTAGGCATGATTACCATATGCCTATTTGGTCTACAG TGGGTGTTAGGTTTCTTCTCTTTTGTGTTCCCTAGAGCAGAAATGTCAGCAAGAACCTCATATATGCCATGGCATGTTTTTGGTGGAACGTTTATATTCTTTCTTGCTATTTGCACAGCCCAGACTGGTCTGATTCAAAGGTTCTATAGCTTAAACCAAGAAGGGCTTATAATGAACTTCACAGGACTCTTGCTTGTTCTATTTGCAGTTGGTGTTGGCCTTAGTAGTGTCCTTCCTCGAGGATACTGA
- the LOC110636062 gene encoding protein OBERON 3, which produces MFGEKDHHLSNGEAESSRNHANSKEKISLSHKGIDFLAESKMGFDGFASKPQELTLSYLCENPKLGFTQKGKEVIFSENSNQDEKWVERDFMNLSETKSNSSSKREVQEEEDIGRENSSRDKKPKLESTLNLSLALPDVSLSLTASNALQNAEPVVKPKPSRSIQSLGAAPSNNNTQTTCSNDFTTASLSYSYSHPFSHNPSCSLTRNSTENYDYSVGRDDQIWCGGEGTNGSVHSRFRPIGDGLVALNNNNHGGGGNGGFSMMQGHRVTNKDSCNNSLYRTTSSENLSFFPSELPARPRLDAHSGDSRRRDSENMRGMEGIDGGGKAGKLSRPERILREIVSESIPVMAQIIQELAEETLESTKEYLNNLIGMPEKREELVGLQNRLERRSDLSKEALSKCQKDQLEILVAVKMGLASFISGKVKLPPNELVEIFLYMRCRNVNCKSILPVDDCDCKFCSANKGFCSSCMCPVCMNFDCANNTCSWVGCDVCSHWCHAACGIQKNLISPGPSLKGPKGTTEMQFHCIGCNHASEMFGFVKDVFVCCAKDWGLETLVRELDCVRKIFKGSDDFKGKELHVKAEELLSKLENKIIFPSDACNIIIQFFNYADSISDFPASSVSAKELMPTEASLRKDDAPLPPATSLPPKYAFYNMNSSSGRRDSLSNDHHRNNLKAALLGNLKINDEFQFGKTSKKDGIESLESIVRIKEAEARMFQSKADEAQREAEGYRRMIRANSEKLEEEYAEKLAKLCLQETEERRRKKLEELKALENSHSDYYNMKLRMQAEIAGLLERMEATKQQWV; this is translated from the exons ATGTTTGGAGAGAAAGATCATCATCTCTCCAACGGTGAGGCAGAGAGCTCACGTAACCACGCTAACTCAAAAGAGAAAATTAGTTTGTCTCACAAGGGGATTGATTTTCTCGCGGAGTCGAAGATGGGTTTTGATGGGTTTGCCTCAAAACCTCAGGAGCTGACTCTTAGCTACCTTTGTGAAAATCCCAAACTGGGTTTCACTCAAAAGGGCAAAGAAGTGATCTTTTCAGAGAATTCAAATCAAGATGAGAAATGGGTAGAGAGAGATTTCATGAATCTGAGTGAAACCAAATCCAATTCATCTTCAAAAAGGGAAGTTCAAGAAGAAGAAGATATTGGGAGGGAGAATTCCTCCAGAGATAAGAAGCCAAAGCTAGAAAGTACTTTAAATCTTTCTCTAGCTTTGCCTGATGTATCTCTCTCACTAACTGCATCAAATGCATTGCAAAATGCTGAGCCCGTGGTTAAGCCAAAGCCTAGCAGGAGCATACAGTCCTTAGGTGCCGCACCATCAAATAACAACACACAGACAACCTGTTCTAACGATTTCACCACAGCTTCACTTTCCTACTCGTATTCTCACCCATTTTCACACAATCCTAGTTGCTCCTTGACCCGTAATTCAACTGAGAACTATGATTATTCTGTAGGAAGGGATGATCAAATTTGGTGTGGAGGAGAAGGGACTAATGGATCGGTTCATAGTCGGTTCAGGCCTATTGGAGATGGGCTTGTTGCTTTGAACAATAACAATCATGGCGGCggtggcaatggaggattttccaTGATGCAGGGTCATCGTGTAACGAATAAGGATTCGTGTAATAACAGTCTCTATAGAACTACTAGTTCTGAAAATCTTTCGTTTTTCCCATCTGAATTGCCCGCTAGGCCACGTTTAGACGCTCATTCAGGTGATTCTAGGAGAAGGGATTCGGAGAATATGAGAGGTATGGAGGGTATAGATGGAGGAGGAAAGGCAGGAAAGCTCTCTAGACCGGAGAGAATTCTTCGTGAAATTGTATCGGAGTCTATTCCCGTTATGGCTCAGATAATTCAGGAGCTGGCCGAAGAAACATTAGAATCGACCAAGGAGTACTTAAATAATCTTATTGGGATGCCTGAAAAGAGAGAAGAGTTAGTAGGTCTTCAAAACCGGCTTGAGAGAAGATCTGATCTTTCTAAGGAGGCTCTTTCCAAGTGCCAAAAGGACCAGCTAGAGATTTTGGTTGCAGTGAAAATGGGGCTGGCAAGTTTTATATCTGGGAAAGTTAAGCTTCCTCCAAATGAATTGGTGGAAATTTTCTTGTATATGAGGTgtagaaatgtgaattgcaagagtATATTGCCCGTTGATGATTGTGACTGTAAGTTTTGCAGTGCAAACAAGGGATTTTGCAGCTCCTGCATGTGTCCAGTTTGTATGAATTTTGACTGTGCTAATAACACTTGCAGTTGGGTTGGGTGTGATGTTTGTTCCCATTGGTGTCATGCTGCTTGTGGTATTCAAAAAAATCTCATTAGTCCAGGTCCTAGCTTGAAGGGGCCAAAAGGGACTACAGAGATGCAATTTCACTGCATTGGGTGTAATCATGCTTCAGAAATGTTTGGATTTGTGAAGGATGTGTTTGTGTGCTGTGCAAAGGATTGGGGTCTAGAAACCCTAGTCAGAGAACTTGACTGTGTGAGGAAGATTTTCAAAGGAAGTGATGATTTTAAAGGCAAGGAGTTGCATGTTAAAGCGGAGGAGTTGCTCTCCAAGCTTGAGAATAAAATTATATTTCCTTCGGATGCCTGTAACATCATTATTCAGTTCTTCAACT ATGCAGATAGTATTTCTGATTTTCCTGCTTCCAGTGtatctgcaaaagaattgatgcCAACTGAAGCTAGTCTTAGAAAAGATGATGCACCTTTACCACCAGCTACTTCTCTTCCCCCAAAATACGCTTTCTACAATATGAACTCTTCAAGTGGCCGGCGTGATTCACTATCAAATGATCACCACCGAAATAACCTCAAGGCTGCACTCCTTGGCAACTTGAAAATCAATGATGAGTTTCAGTTTGGAAAGACATCAAAGAAAGATGGAATTGAGAGCTTAGAAAGCATTGTACGAATTAAAGAAGCAGAAGCCAGAATGTTCCAGAGCAAGGCAGATGAAGCACAAAGAGAGGCAGAAGGCTACCGGCGGATGATTCGGGCGAACTCTGAGAAGTTGGAGGAAGAGTATGCAGAAAAGCTTGCGAAACTGTGTTTGCAGGAGACTGAGGAAAGGCGGAGGAAAAAATTGGAAGAACTGAAGGCTTTAGAAAATTCACATTCTGATTACTACAACATGAAGTTAAGAATGCAAGCTGAGATTGCTGGTTTGCTGGAGAGAATGGAGGCCACAAAACAGCAATGGGTGTAA
- the LOC110636055 gene encoding 54S ribosomal protein L24, mitochondrial has product MAFRGKEMMKKVLKKVGENNFTPGVKESLKKSIPDSRVVMGRAKRGLFAGRHIQFGNRISEDGGNKSRRTWKPNVQEKRLFSYILDRHIRVKVTTHALRCIDKAGGIDEYLLKTPYQKMDTEMGLFWKAKIEKMYEELGKMEVAFFSPEDEAKLEQGFKDLKLSEREARKQFRQQMYATMAKQKQADEGRSYISFVLASSDDYPEKIVANY; this is encoded by the exons ATGGCATTTAGAGGGAAGGAGATGATGAAGAAAGTACTGAAAAAGGTAGGAGAGAACAATTTTACACCTGGAGTTAAGGAATCTCTGAAGAAATCCATACCTGATAGCAGGGTCGTTATGGGCCGAGCCAAGCGTGGCCTTTTTGCCGGCCGCCATATCCAGTTCGGCAATCGCATTAGTGAAGATGGTGGTAACAA GTCAAGGAGAACTTGGAAGCCAAATGTCCAGGAGAAGAGGCTGTTTAGCTACATCTTAGACCGCCACATTAGAGTCAAAGTTACTACTCATGCCCTTCGTTGCATAGACAAGGCAGGAGGGATCGATGAGTACCTTCTGAAGACTCCTTACCAGAAAATGGACACAGAAATGGGCCTCTTCTGGAAAGCTAAGATTGAAAAGATGTATGAAGAGCTTGGGAAGATGGAGGTAGCCTTCTTTTCGCCTGAAGATGAAGCCAAGCTTGAGCAGGGTTTCAAAGATTTAAAACTATCTGAGCGGGAGGCTCGTAAGCAGTTCAGACAACAGATGTACGCCACAATGGCCAAACAGAAGCAAGCGGACGagggaagaagctatattagtttCGTCTTAGCAAGCTCTGATGATTATCCTGAAAAGATAGTGGCTAACTATTGA
- the LOC110636057 gene encoding zinc finger protein 4 gives MTLQNSKLESENESEISSKVASNVSLQEPSPDPSKDNSTPASSLTELAKLQKQQGPIPVSLDLSLTFNSNDIKLKGTGETSNEVAAPSPAETIPRVFTCNYCRRKFYSSQALGGHQNAHKRERTMAKRAMRMGIFSDRYASLASLPLQGSAFRSLGIKAHSAMHQNIIPSQKPPGTRGGARFVQGYYGMPVFMEDDDVSLHWRGSFRQVGGSIGGNSELELAQCPNMNIVGMAPQQRTDSSAPDLTLKL, from the coding sequence ATGACATTGCAGAACTCCAAATTGGAATCTGAAAATGAGTCTGAAATCAGCAGCAAAGTAGCATCCAATGTATCTTTGCAAGAACCATCGCCTGATCCTTCCAAGGACAACAGCACCCCGGCTTCCTCTCTCACAGAACTTGCTAAGCTTCAAAAACAACAGGGTCCAATACCAGTTTCCCTCGACCTATCACTTACCTTTAACTCCAATGACATCAAGTTGAAAGGCACAGGTGAGACTAGCAATGAAGTAGCTGCCCCTTCTCCAGCTGAAACCATCCCCAGAGTTTTCACATGCAATTACTGCAGGCGCAAGTTCTACAGCTCACAGGCACTTGGTGGCCACCAAAATGCGCATAAGAGGGAACGAACAATGGCTAAGCGTGCAATGCGTATGGGAATATTTTCAGATAGGTACGCAAGCTTGGCATCTCTGCCACTTCAAGGTTCTGCATTTAGGTCCCTTGGGATCAAAGCTCATTCTGCAATGCATCAGAATATCATACCATCACAAAAGCCTCCAGGTACAAGAGGTGGAGCTAGATTTGTGCAAGGCTATTATGGGATGCCAGTATTCATGGAAGATGATGATGTTAGCTTGCATTGGCGTGGAAGTTTTAGGCAGGTGGGTGGATCAATTGGTGGTAACTCAGAGTTAGAGTTGGCTCAATGTCCAAATATGAATATTGTAGGAATGGCACCACAGCAAAGGACAGATTCATCTGCACCAGATCTTACCTTGAAGCTCTGa
- the LOC110636070 gene encoding receptor protein kinase TMK1, with product MKKRHLGLAVPFFLVCLFSFARSQQSGDTAVMLKLRESLGNSSNIGWSGSDPCKWLHVSCNGNNQVIAVQIGHQNLGGTLPTELKNLTALVRFEVMGNHLTGSVPSLSGLSSLEVVYLNDNDFTSFPSDFFEGMTSLTSVSLDYNPFQPWEIPLSLKSATALKDFSANGANITGTIPDFFNNDVFPGLESLHLAMNSFEGGLPVDFSRAASITSLWLNDQKSNSGLNGTIAVLQNMTGLTEIWLHGNDLTGPLPEFTGLVGLQKLSLRDNQFTGIVPQSLLNLSSLSVVNLTNNLLQGPTPEFPNGIRIDMNSGSNRFCTPNPGVACNHSVDILLLIVKDFGYPASLADSWEGNDPCAQWKGISCSPEGNITVINFQNMGLTGTISPSFSLIPSLQKLILADNLLSGTIPTELTTLPSLTLLNVENNRLYGKVPTFRLAEVITIGNPDIGKDNSSFYPPGTPPGTPSTPGKDGGGSGSDASGGKNSSMGKIVGSVIGAVCGLCVVGLGVFFYSRKQKQYSKVQSPNMMVIHPRHSGDEDAVKITVAESSSNGRAESFTDSSGPSDIHVVDTGNMVISIQVLRNVTNNFSEENILGNGGFGTVYKGELHDGTKIAVKRMESGVMTEKGLAEFRSEIAVLTKVRHRHLVALLGYCLDGNERLLVYEYMPQGTLSRYLFNWEVHGLKPLEWTRRLTIALDVARGVEYLHGLAHQSFIHRDLKPSNILLGDDMRAKVADFGLVRLAPEGKTSIETRLAGTFGYLAPEYAVTGRVTTKVDVFSFGVILMEMITGRKALDETQPEDSVHLVTWFRRMHINKDTFHKIIDPTIDLDEGTLASISTVAELAGHCTAREPYQRPDMGHVVNVLSSLVELWKPSEPDPDDVYGIDLEMTLPDALKKWQASEESNLDSFATSGDNTQTSIPTRPSGFAESFTSEDGR from the exons aTGAAGAAACGCCATCTGGGTCTTGCTGTTCCTTTTTTCTTAGTATGTCTTTTCTCCTTCGCACGCTCTCAACAAAGCGGTGATACTGCTGTGATGCTTAAACTCAGAGAGAGCCTTGGTAACTCATCAAATATAGGGTGGTCTGGTTCTGATCCATGTAAGTGGTTGCACGTCTCATGCAACGGCAACAACCAGGTGATAGCAGTCCAAATCGGCCATCAGAACCTGGGGGGCACTCTTCCAACAGAGCTCAAAAATCTGACGGCTTTAGTACGATTTGAGGTAATGGGCAACCATTTAACGGGTTCAGTACCGAGCCTTTCTGGGTTAAGCTCGCTTGAAGTTGTATATTTAAATGATAATGATTTCACTTCATTTCCTTCGGATTTCTTTGAGGGGATGACGTCGTTAACCTCCGTGAGTTTGGATTATAACCCTTTTCAACCTTGGGAGATTCCTTTAAGTCTTAAAAGTGCAACGGCATTGAAGGATTTCTCTGCTAATGGGGCAAATATAACTGGCACAATCCCTGATTTTTTCAACAATGATGTGTTTCCTGGACTGGAAAGTCTGCATTTGGCAATGAATTCTTTTGAGGGTGGACTGCCAGTGGATTTCTCACGGGCGGCTTCAATTACTTCCCTCTGGCTTAATGACCAGAAGAGTAAttcagggcttaatggaacaatTGCTGTGTTACAGAACATGACTGGCTTGACTGAGATTTGGTTACATGGGAATGATTTAACTGGTCCATTGCCAGAATTTACGGGTTTAGTTGGCCTACAGAAGTTGAGTTTGAGAGATAATCAATTCACAGGTATTGTTCCACAATCACTGTTAAACCTGTCCTCTCTTTCTGTTGTCAATTTGACTAACAATCTGCTTCAGGGTCCAACACCTGAATTTCCTAACGGAATTAGAATAGATATGAACTCTGGGTCTAATAGATTTTGCACGCCTAATCCTGGTGTTGCTTGTAACCATAGTGTGGATATTCTGTTATTAATCGTGAAAGACTTTGGATACCCTGCTAGTTTAGCTGATAGCTGGGAAGGAAATGACCCTTGTGCGCAGTGGAAAGGTATTTCATGTTCACCTGAAGGGAACATTACGGTTATCAACTTCCAGAATATGGGCCTTACTGGTACAATTTCTCCAAGTTTTTCACTGATTCCTTCATTGCAAAAATTGATTTTGGCAGATAATTTGCTTTCTGGTACTATACCAACTGAGCTTACAACTCTGCCTAGTCTCACTTTATTAAACGTTGAAAACAATAGGCTGTACGGTAAGGTACCTACTTTCAGGCTAGCGGAAGTGATCACTATTGGAAACCCTGATATTGGGAAGGATAACAGTAGCTTCTATCCCCCTGGTACACCTCCTGGGACACCCAGCACGCCTGGCAAagatggaggaggtagtggttcTGATGCAAGTGGTGGTAAGAATTCTAGTATGGGAAAGATTGTGGGTTCTGTAATTGGTGCTGTTTGTGGATTATGTGTCGTTGGGTTGGGTGTGTTTTTCTATAGTAGGAAACAGAAACAGTACAGTAAGGTACAAAGTCCAAATATGATGGTTATTCATCCTCGCCATTCTGGAGATGAGGATGCTGTGAAAATTACTGTTGCCGAATCAAGCTCTAATGGTAGGGCTGAGAGCTTCACTGATAGTAGTGGACCTAGTGACATTCATGTAGTTGATACTGGGAATATGGTGATTTCAATTCAAGTTTTGAGAAATGTGACTAATAATTTCAGCGAGGAGAACATACTAGGAAACGGTGGTTTTGGGACTGTTTACAAGGGAGAATTGCATGATGGGACAAAAATTGCAGTAAAGAGAATGGAATCAGGAGTGATGACTGAAAAGGGTCTGGCAGAGTTTAGGTCTGAGATTGCAGTACTCACTAAGGTCCGACATCGTCACTTAGTTGCACTTCTTGGATATTGCTTGGATGGAAATGAGAGACTTCTTGTTTATGAATATATGCCTCAGGGGACACTTAGTAGATATCTCTTTAATTGGGAGGTACATGGGTTAAAACCACTTGAATGGACTAGAAGATTGACCATAGCCTTGGATGTTGCTAGGGGTGTTGAATATCTGCATGGACTAGCACATCAAAGTTTTATTCACAGGGATCTGAAGCCTTCCAACATTCTTCTTGGAGATGATATGCGGGCCAAAGTTGCAGATTTTGGACTGGTTCGTCTTGCTCCGGAAGGGAAAACCTCAATTGAAACAAGACTAGCTGGAACTTTTGGATACCTTGCACCAGAATATGCAG TGACTGGACGAGTGACTACCAAGGTTGATGTGTTTAGCTTTGGTGTTATCCTAATGGAGATGATCACAGGAAGAAAAGCGCTTGATGAGACCCAGCCTGAGGATAGCGTGCACCTTGTTACTTGGTTTCGTAGGATGCACATCAACAAGGACACATTCCATAAGATTATTGACCCAACTATTGATCTTGATGAGGGAACTCTTGCCAGCATTAGCACGGTTGCTGAGCTAGCAGGCCACTGTACTGCTAGGGAGCCCTACCAGAGGCCTGACATGGGTCATGTGGTTAATGTTCTTTCATCACTTGTTGAGCTATGGAAACCGTCAGAACCAGATCCTGATGACGTGTATGGGATTGACCTTGAAATGACCTTGCCTGACGCACTCAAGAAGTGGCAGGCATCTGAGGAAAGCAATT